In a genomic window of Halobiforma lacisalsi AJ5:
- a CDS encoding acyl-CoA dehydrogenase family protein has protein sequence MLDIVQLEQDLDQEERMIRDTAREFVEEHVKPDIAEHFEEGTFPTELIPKMGELGFYAPNLEGYGSPNVSETAYGLLMQELEAGDSGLRSMASVQGALVMYPIHAYGSEEQKEEWLPKLGQGEAVGCFGLTEPEHGSNPSGMETYAERDSDGYVLNGSKTWITNSPIADVAVVWARDRSAEDEPVRGFLVETDRDGVTTNKITEKLSLRASITGEIGLNDVRVPEENVLPGVSGMKGPLSCLTQARYGIAWGAVGAARDSFEEARQYAQDREQFGGPIGRFQLQQQKLAEMATQITLAQLLAYRVAELKERGDLRPAHISLAKRNNVRMARDQSRVAREMLGGNGITTDYSPMRHMANMETVYTYEGTHDIHTLVLGEELTGIPAYE, from the coding sequence ATGCTGGATATCGTTCAGCTCGAGCAGGATCTGGACCAGGAAGAGCGGATGATCCGGGATACGGCCCGTGAGTTCGTCGAGGAACACGTCAAGCCGGACATCGCCGAGCACTTCGAGGAGGGGACCTTCCCGACGGAACTGATCCCCAAGATGGGCGAGCTCGGCTTCTATGCCCCCAACCTCGAGGGGTACGGCTCGCCGAACGTCTCCGAGACCGCCTATGGGCTCTTGATGCAGGAACTCGAGGCGGGCGACTCGGGGCTGCGCTCGATGGCGTCGGTCCAGGGGGCACTGGTGATGTATCCGATCCACGCCTACGGCAGCGAGGAGCAGAAAGAGGAGTGGTTGCCGAAACTGGGCCAGGGAGAGGCGGTCGGCTGTTTCGGCCTGACCGAACCCGAACACGGCTCCAATCCGTCGGGGATGGAGACCTACGCCGAGCGCGACAGCGACGGGTACGTGCTCAACGGATCGAAGACCTGGATCACGAACTCGCCGATCGCGGACGTGGCAGTGGTCTGGGCGCGGGACCGCTCCGCAGAGGACGAACCGGTCCGCGGGTTCCTCGTCGAGACGGACCGCGACGGCGTCACGACCAACAAGATCACCGAGAAGCTCTCGCTGCGCGCGTCGATCACCGGCGAGATCGGTCTCAACGACGTCCGCGTTCCCGAGGAGAACGTTCTGCCGGGGGTCTCCGGGATGAAGGGGCCGCTATCCTGTCTCACGCAGGCCCGGTACGGGATCGCCTGGGGAGCGGTCGGGGCGGCCCGGGACAGCTTCGAGGAGGCGCGCCAGTACGCCCAGGACCGCGAGCAGTTCGGCGGCCCGATCGGCCGGTTCCAGCTACAACAGCAGAAACTCGCCGAGATGGCGACCCAGATCACGCTGGCCCAGTTGCTCGCCTACCGCGTGGCCGAACTGAAAGAGCGTGGCGACCTCCGGCCCGCCCACATCTCGCTGGCCAAGCGCAACAACGTCCGCATGGCCCGTGACCAGTCCCGCGTCGCCCGCGAGATGCTCGGGGGCAACGGGATCACGACCGACTACTCGCCGATGCGCCACATGGCCAACATGGAGACGGTCTACACCTACGAGGGCACCCACGATATCCACACGCTGGTCCTCGGCGAGGAGCTGACCGGCATCCCGGCCTACGAGTGA
- the ahbB gene encoding siroheme decarboxylase subunit beta translates to MNSATGGDWREAVDDIDAALIDGYQSGLPLEERPLRPIGDRLGIDEREVVDRIERLLELGVFRRFGAVLNPPVIGSSTLAAIRAPEDEGAFDEVAELVNGYRQVNHNYARDHEWNMWFVVTAASRAERDDVLDEIERRTGCEMLDLPMVTDYYVDLEFPVVNADRFARESATGGVDASATRISETAVGDLSRFEADLLLAVQDGLPVSTTPYRDLAAGLERERANREVDAVDVVDALGGLRSRGCIKRVGCVVNHVVTGFDANCMVVWDVPDAERDERGEAVGELPSVTLCYHRPRRPEHGWPYNLFTMIHGRDSEAVDAKIDDLADEHLPFEHERLYSTETLKQTGARYEDLLTSPDAEGRQS, encoded by the coding sequence ATGAACTCCGCCACCGGGGGCGACTGGCGCGAGGCCGTCGACGACATCGACGCGGCGCTCATCGACGGCTACCAGAGTGGGCTCCCCCTCGAAGAGCGCCCCCTCCGACCGATCGGCGATCGACTCGGAATCGACGAACGTGAGGTCGTGGATCGGATCGAGCGGCTCCTCGAACTCGGTGTGTTCCGCCGGTTCGGGGCCGTCCTCAATCCGCCGGTGATCGGCTCGTCGACCCTCGCTGCGATCCGCGCACCCGAGGACGAGGGGGCGTTCGACGAGGTCGCCGAACTCGTCAACGGCTACCGGCAGGTCAACCACAACTACGCCCGCGACCACGAGTGGAACATGTGGTTCGTCGTCACCGCGGCCTCCCGGGCCGAACGCGACGACGTCCTCGACGAGATCGAGCGCCGGACTGGCTGCGAGATGCTCGACTTACCGATGGTCACCGACTACTACGTCGACCTCGAGTTCCCGGTGGTCAACGCCGACCGGTTCGCCCGGGAGTCGGCGACCGGCGGCGTCGATGCCTCGGCAACCCGGATCAGCGAGACGGCCGTCGGCGACCTCTCGCGGTTCGAGGCCGACCTGTTGCTCGCCGTCCAGGACGGGTTGCCGGTCTCGACGACGCCGTACCGCGATCTGGCGGCGGGACTCGAGCGCGAGCGTGCCAACCGCGAGGTCGACGCGGTCGACGTCGTCGACGCGCTCGGAGGGTTACGCTCCCGGGGCTGTATCAAGCGGGTCGGCTGTGTCGTCAATCACGTCGTCACCGGCTTCGACGCCAACTGCATGGTCGTCTGGGACGTCCCGGACGCCGAGCGCGACGAACGCGGCGAAGCCGTCGGCGAGTTGCCGTCCGTAACGCTCTGCTATCACCGGCCGCGTCGCCCAGAGCACGGGTGGCCGTACAACCTGTTTACGATGATCCACGGCCGGGACTCCGAGGCGGTCGACGCCAAGATCGACGACCTGGCCGACGAACACCTCCCGTTCGAGCACGAACGGCTGTACTCGACCGAGACGCTGAAACAGACCGGTGCGCGCTACGAGGACCTGCTCACGTCGCCGGACGCCGAAGGTCGGCAGTCGTGA
- a CDS encoding Rossmann-like domain-containing protein gives MTSPILRNAYARLRDESPKTLEAASPRRITANDRTLLVELEAEGADGADGAVGADATHANAGHLAGVAHRPRGSPRPPAADRDLEALLAPISGRDSDATPAGDETDPRLDRAVAIATLNALSAPAIDWDRGDPMGLLEPSVERIVTVGLFRPAFRRFSDVEVRVLERASVDLDPDDVPTPADVRLSTYTPDETAVAMEGADVVFVTGSAFVYGGADRYLRAIPRSAAAVVIGATASFRPEPLFEAGVDVVAGASVAEPDRVRRAVKAGACGNHLHDAGLRKGYVVRGRESPAGLRLDDSSDAERADGG, from the coding sequence ATGACGAGCCCAATCCTCCGGAACGCCTACGCACGCCTCCGCGACGAGAGCCCGAAAACGCTCGAGGCCGCGAGCCCACGCCGGATCACGGCCAACGACCGGACGCTGCTGGTGGAACTCGAGGCCGAGGGAGCGGACGGCGCGGACGGGGCAGTGGGAGCCGACGCGACCCACGCGAACGCGGGACATCTCGCGGGCGTCGCCCACCGTCCACGGGGGTCGCCCCGGCCACCGGCGGCCGACCGCGACCTCGAGGCGCTGTTGGCCCCGATTTCGGGCCGCGATAGCGACGCGACTCCCGCTGGAGACGAAACCGATCCCCGCCTCGATCGGGCGGTGGCCATCGCGACCCTGAACGCGCTCTCGGCCCCCGCGATCGACTGGGACCGGGGCGATCCGATGGGGCTGCTCGAGCCGTCGGTCGAGCGCATCGTCACCGTCGGGCTGTTCCGACCCGCCTTCCGGCGGTTTTCGGACGTCGAAGTTCGCGTCCTCGAGCGTGCCTCGGTCGACCTCGATCCGGACGACGTCCCCACGCCCGCGGACGTCCGTCTCTCGACGTACACTCCCGACGAGACGGCGGTGGCGATGGAGGGGGCGGACGTCGTCTTCGTCACCGGATCGGCGTTCGTCTACGGAGGCGCGGACCGGTACCTCCGGGCGATCCCGCGGTCGGCGGCCGCCGTCGTCATCGGCGCGACGGCATCGTTTCGCCCGGAACCGCTGTTCGAGGCCGGCGTGGACGTCGTCGCCGGCGCGAGCGTCGCCGAGCCGGATCGGGTCCGGCGGGCGGTGAAGGCGGGCGCGTGCGGAAACCACCTCCACGACGCGGGCCTCCGAAAGGGATACGTCGTGCGGGGGAGGGAGTCACCGGCGGGCCTCCGACTCGACGACTCGAGCGACGCCGAACGGGCGGACGGCGGCTGA
- a CDS encoding FxsA family protein translates to MLRWIFALLLIPFLDAVLLAVVVSQTSYIGWVGMVLLVVLTGLVGMLLVRAEGRRTIRKMQRTLAQGQPPTNELLDGGLLIASGAFLLTPGLVTDLIGFLLVVPPTRIPIRAGLKRFVIVPYADKKTGGFASGGVWTYGFSSDDAPGGGFGGGSSSGADGSGAGTYDLGSDSYTVNTGSSASTDADARDADGIDGYSIDFEDADDSSGSDGGDDPTAR, encoded by the coding sequence ATGCTCCGGTGGATCTTCGCGCTGTTGCTCATCCCGTTTCTCGACGCCGTACTGCTGGCGGTCGTCGTCAGCCAGACATCCTACATCGGGTGGGTCGGGATGGTGCTGCTCGTCGTCCTGACCGGGCTGGTCGGGATGCTTCTCGTCCGCGCGGAAGGCCGGCGGACGATCCGGAAGATGCAACGCACGCTGGCCCAGGGCCAGCCGCCGACGAACGAACTGCTCGACGGCGGGCTGTTGATCGCGTCCGGAGCGTTCCTGCTCACGCCGGGGCTGGTGACCGACCTCATCGGCTTCCTGCTCGTGGTCCCCCCGACCCGGATCCCGATTCGTGCGGGCCTCAAGCGGTTCGTGATCGTCCCCTACGCGGACAAGAAGACCGGGGGGTTCGCCAGCGGCGGGGTCTGGACCTACGGCTTCTCGAGCGACGACGCGCCCGGCGGCGGGTTCGGTGGCGGCTCGAGTTCGGGGGCCGACGGTTCCGGTGCGGGCACCTACGACCTCGGCAGCGACTCCTACACGGTTAACACGGGCTCGAGCGCCAGTACGGACGCCGACGCCCGCGACGCGGACGGCATCGACGGGTACTCGATCGACTTCGAGGACGCCGACGACTCGAGCGGATCGGACGGAGGCGACGACCCGACCGCTCGGTAG
- a CDS encoding DUF255 domain-containing protein translates to MDDTTRVEWREWGQAAFDEAAEADVPVLLSLTATWCDHCHEMDAETYAEPRIAANVNDSFVPVRVDVDRRPRVRDRYNMGGFPSTVFLAPDGKVLTGAGYLGPDGMRQVLDSVRTMWQTKGSGAARVPRSLREDEPPAGELTDDIESGMLGHLTDTYDEVAGGWGESPKFPLPDALEFALKRDREMALRSFDAVSANLLDEYDGGFHRFASERDWSGLQREKLLDSNAALVRAFANAYLHTGSDEYREPAERTIEYLTTTLWNGDVDAFANSQAPGDADSHSIDATDRAAAGEPPVDEGVFAGPNALAVEALCTYYAYTDDERARRYAERTLATLREELLEDGVVAHGLAATLPEVTDPEAPAPLLSTQARALAALTTAAATLDVDGVLEDASEVADAAIERLRDGDSFHDGPAEGVGLVERPLRPLDSNVAVADALIDLAALTGDDGYRACARETLADFAGASDRIGVQVARYATAVSRLLEGPLVIRVADDPGSDLHRAALRMADHEKVVVPGADDVLTPGTARVERGDEASAPAETPDELSERVGAVLE, encoded by the coding sequence ATGGACGATACGACGCGCGTCGAGTGGCGCGAGTGGGGCCAGGCGGCCTTCGACGAGGCTGCGGAGGCCGACGTTCCGGTACTGCTCTCGCTGACCGCGACGTGGTGTGATCACTGTCACGAGATGGACGCGGAGACCTACGCGGAACCGCGCATCGCGGCGAACGTCAACGACAGTTTCGTTCCCGTGCGGGTCGACGTCGATCGCCGACCCAGGGTACGCGACCGGTACAACATGGGCGGGTTCCCCTCGACCGTGTTCCTCGCCCCCGACGGGAAGGTCCTCACGGGCGCGGGCTACCTGGGACCCGACGGGATGCGCCAGGTGCTCGACAGCGTCCGCACAATGTGGCAGACGAAAGGCAGCGGCGCGGCCCGCGTTCCCCGTTCGCTGCGGGAGGACGAACCGCCCGCGGGCGAGCTCACAGACGACATCGAGTCCGGGATGCTCGGACACCTCACCGACACCTACGACGAGGTCGCCGGCGGCTGGGGCGAGAGCCCGAAGTTCCCGCTGCCCGACGCCCTCGAGTTCGCCCTCAAACGCGACCGCGAGATGGCACTTCGCTCGTTCGACGCCGTCAGCGCGAACCTGCTCGACGAGTACGACGGCGGCTTCCACCGCTTCGCGAGCGAACGCGACTGGTCGGGGCTCCAGCGCGAGAAGTTGCTGGACTCGAACGCCGCACTCGTGCGCGCGTTCGCGAACGCCTACCTCCACACGGGCAGCGACGAGTACCGGGAACCCGCCGAGCGAACGATCGAGTACCTGACGACGACGCTGTGGAACGGTGACGTCGACGCCTTCGCCAACAGCCAGGCGCCCGGCGACGCCGACTCGCACAGCATCGACGCGACCGACCGCGCGGCCGCGGGCGAACCGCCGGTTGACGAGGGCGTCTTCGCCGGGCCGAACGCCCTGGCGGTCGAGGCGCTGTGTACCTACTACGCCTACACGGACGACGAGCGCGCCCGCCGGTACGCCGAGCGGACGCTCGCAACGCTTCGCGAGGAGTTGCTCGAGGACGGCGTGGTCGCCCACGGCCTCGCGGCCACTCTCCCGGAAGTAACCGATCCCGAAGCCCCAGCGCCGTTGCTCTCGACCCAGGCTCGCGCCCTCGCGGCCCTGACGACCGCGGCTGCCACGCTCGACGTCGACGGGGTCCTCGAGGACGCCAGCGAGGTCGCGGACGCGGCGATCGAACGGCTTCGGGACGGGGACTCGTTCCACGACGGCCCCGCGGAGGGTGTCGGGCTGGTCGAGCGACCGCTTCGGCCCCTCGATTCGAACGTCGCCGTCGCCGACGCTTTGATCGACCTCGCAGCCCTCACCGGCGACGACGGGTACCGCGCCTGCGCGCGAGAGACCCTCGCGGATTTCGCCGGCGCGAGCGACCGAATCGGCGTCCAGGTCGCCCGCTACGCGACGGCGGTCTCCCGGCTGCTCGAGGGTCCTCTTGTCATTCGGGTCGCGGACGACCCCGGCTCGGACCTCCACCGCGCCGCGCTTCGGATGGCCGACCACGAGAAGGTCGTCGTCCCCGGCGCGGACGACGTCCTAACGCCGGGAACCGCCCGGGTCGAACGCGGGGACGAGGCATCAGCGCCGGCCGAAACTCCGGACGAGTTGAGCGAGCGCGTCGGAGCCGTTCTCGAGTAG
- a CDS encoding TrmB family transcriptional regulator, with the protein MASLRDLGLSEYEARAYRSLLNTGPTTAKELSRASDVPMGRIYDVLNSIEQYNLVRSQTASRPKKYVAVEPSTALDRLLEDKKRELDEKADQYESIVDELSDELDAAEPVEEKFWTAAVGPDETKDLLLERLAAADRDIVMIAANPVPQRDMQTAGEDVLAELENALDRGVSVNVLMSRDLVGALSENVGRRYRTSLQEREDFDVRTNDNVTGSFNVIDGVEVCIQIPNPLASGDPFGMIDLKDPEFAANVQDEFVPRWEEAEPLTF; encoded by the coding sequence ATGGCCAGTCTCAGGGATCTCGGGCTCTCGGAGTACGAGGCTCGAGCGTACCGATCGCTGCTGAACACCGGCCCCACAACCGCCAAGGAGTTGTCGCGTGCGAGCGACGTCCCGATGGGGCGGATCTACGACGTGCTCAACAGCATCGAACAGTACAACCTCGTCCGTAGCCAGACCGCGAGCCGCCCGAAGAAGTACGTCGCGGTCGAACCTTCGACCGCGCTCGACCGCCTGCTCGAGGACAAGAAACGCGAACTCGACGAGAAGGCCGACCAGTACGAGTCGATCGTCGACGAGCTCTCGGACGAACTCGACGCGGCCGAACCCGTCGAGGAGAAGTTCTGGACGGCCGCGGTCGGCCCCGACGAGACCAAGGACCTGCTGCTCGAGCGGCTGGCGGCCGCCGACCGGGACATCGTGATGATCGCCGCGAACCCGGTTCCGCAACGGGACATGCAGACTGCGGGGGAGGACGTCCTCGCGGAACTCGAGAACGCGCTGGATCGTGGCGTCTCGGTCAACGTGTTGATGAGCCGCGATCTGGTCGGTGCACTGTCGGAGAACGTGGGCCGGCGGTACCGAACGTCCCTGCAGGAACGGGAGGACTTCGACGTCCGGACGAACGACAACGTGACGGGCTCGTTCAACGTCATCGACGGGGTCGAGGTCTGCATCCAGATTCCGAACCCGCTCGCGTCGGGCGATCCCTTCGGAATGATCGACCTGAAAGATCCCGAGTTCGCGGCGAACGTTCAGGACGAGTTCGTACCGCGGTGGGAGGAGGCGGAGCCGCTGACCTTTTAA
- the mptA gene encoding GTP cyclohydrolase MptA produces the protein MSHQLPDVQATSPDVTVGLSQVGVTGVEKLVKIAREEDRPIVLTAEFEVFVDLPAWRKGADMSRNMEVIDEILEDATREEAYRVEEVCGEAAERLLEKHDYTSRAEVSMEAEFMRRERTPASDRETQHTVDIIASATATDEGTREEIGAEVTGMTVCPCSQGMSAARAKQTLEDLGVDQKTITEFLNEVPQPGHSQRGHATLTVEAGGDPDVDLNDVIDIARDSMSARIYNLAKRPDEDHMTYEAHADAKFVEDCVRSMAEGVVEEFDHLPDNAVITMKQSNDESIHQHNAHAERIVEMKRLREEVNGTADD, from the coding sequence ATGAGTCACCAACTCCCCGACGTACAGGCGACGTCTCCGGACGTCACCGTCGGCCTGAGCCAGGTCGGCGTTACGGGCGTGGAGAAACTCGTCAAAATCGCCCGCGAGGAGGACCGGCCCATCGTACTCACCGCCGAGTTCGAGGTCTTCGTCGACCTCCCGGCGTGGCGCAAGGGCGCCGACATGAGTCGCAACATGGAGGTCATCGACGAAATCCTCGAGGACGCCACCCGCGAGGAGGCCTACCGCGTCGAGGAGGTCTGTGGCGAGGCCGCCGAACGACTCCTCGAGAAACACGACTACACCTCCCGCGCCGAGGTGTCGATGGAAGCGGAGTTCATGCGCCGCGAACGGACGCCAGCCAGCGATCGCGAGACCCAACATACCGTCGACATCATCGCCTCCGCGACGGCGACCGACGAGGGCACGCGCGAGGAAATCGGCGCCGAAGTGACGGGGATGACGGTCTGTCCCTGCTCGCAGGGGATGTCAGCGGCGCGCGCGAAACAGACCCTCGAGGACCTGGGCGTCGACCAGAAGACGATCACCGAGTTCCTGAACGAGGTCCCACAGCCGGGCCACTCCCAGCGCGGGCACGCGACGCTGACCGTCGAGGCCGGCGGGGATCCTGACGTCGACCTGAACGACGTGATCGATATCGCGCGTGACTCGATGAGCGCGCGGATCTACAACCTCGCGAAACGCCCCGACGAGGACCACATGACCTACGAGGCCCACGCGGACGCCAAGTTCGTCGAGGACTGCGTGCGTTCGATGGCCGAGGGCGTGGTCGAGGAGTTCGATCACCTCCCGGACAACGCGGTGATCACGATGAAACAGTCGAACGACGAGTCGATCCACCAGCACAACGCCCACGCCGAGCGCATCGTCGAGATGAAGCGATTGCGCGAGGAAGTAAACGGGACCGCCGACGATTAG
- a CDS encoding nucleotidyltransferase domain-containing protein, with amino-acid sequence MPPVPSRVRMAVDEALEDLVKRREVAVPLAVARGSHAWDGAGPDSDYDVGFVFVPTDLRRYAHLEGPEETIVAERDEIELQGLEVRRFAELLADSNESALALCRSPIRYRDAFDPADLRAYLERTYNPIDLYHDWRSIAASNYRKYLSEHLVRDGETYPIEEVRGPEDGPTTYVVRDGDEQRTISADDDRYAETATRPTVKRNLTICRAAMYARYLRATGECAEDDHDHDHDHDPDHDLPALSFETFLREQAPAVFDPERIERARALLERKRAGDGDAKVGDRVGREFAYPPREIDPNVHVRPGPEPARLDAFVDGMIDAARARRGDGRGR; translated from the coding sequence GTGCCTCCCGTTCCGTCACGCGTTCGTATGGCCGTCGACGAAGCTCTCGAGGACCTGGTGAAACGCCGCGAGGTCGCCGTCCCGCTGGCGGTCGCCCGCGGCAGCCACGCCTGGGACGGGGCCGGTCCCGACAGCGACTACGACGTCGGGTTCGTCTTCGTGCCGACCGACCTCCGGCGGTACGCTCACCTCGAGGGACCCGAGGAAACGATCGTCGCCGAACGCGACGAGATCGAACTCCAGGGGCTCGAGGTCCGGCGGTTCGCCGAACTGCTCGCCGACTCGAACGAAAGCGCGCTCGCGCTCTGTCGGAGCCCGATCCGGTACCGCGACGCGTTCGATCCGGCCGACCTGCGGGCGTACCTCGAGCGGACGTACAACCCGATCGATCTCTACCACGACTGGCGCTCGATCGCGGCGAGCAACTACCGCAAGTACCTCTCCGAGCACCTGGTCCGCGACGGCGAGACCTACCCGATCGAGGAGGTGCGCGGGCCGGAGGACGGACCGACGACCTACGTCGTTCGAGACGGCGACGAGCAACGGACGATTTCGGCCGACGACGACCGCTACGCCGAGACGGCGACCCGACCGACGGTCAAGCGCAACCTCACGATCTGTCGTGCGGCGATGTACGCACGGTACCTCCGGGCGACCGGCGAGTGCGCCGAGGACGACCACGACCACGATCACGATCACGACCCCGACCACGACCTACCCGCACTTTCCTTCGAAACCTTCCTCCGCGAGCAAGCCCCGGCCGTCTTCGACCCGGAACGGATCGAGCGCGCTCGAGCCCTCCTCGAGCGCAAACGGGCGGGCGACGGCGACGCGAAGGTCGGCGACAGGGTCGGCCGCGAGTTCGCGTATCCGCCACGGGAGATCGATCCGAACGTCCACGTGCGCCCGGGACCGGAGCCGGCGCGACTGGACGCGTTCGTCGACGGAATGATCGACGCCGCACGGGCGCGCCGGGGAGACGGTCGCGGTCGATAA
- a CDS encoding DUF1611 domain-containing protein, with translation MNLRSRFGEPDPTPAVVLAEGEFGEPGGKTAHGVVMHSELFEAAVVVDSGTAGTTADEVLENPSVDPIPVVASVADALERAPEAEALVIGVAPAGGDLPESWIDGIRAAMRAGCDVVSGLHVFLSEREEWAAFAAETGVDLYDVRKPPAEDDLRVADGSVDDVDADVVLTTGTDCAVGKRTTAFELYRAARRVGRDAAWVATGQTGIMVGAHRGVVIDRVPADFAAGVVEDLVTDVAADHEIVFVEGQASLAHRAYSGVTLSILHGCWPDAVVVADDPARSERTHYEQWPVAGLEREIDLIERLSDATVAAVSTWGDPDEASARDLPAANVYRDGGPERLLEAVTDAL, from the coding sequence ATGAATCTCCGCAGCAGGTTCGGGGAACCGGACCCGACGCCCGCCGTCGTCCTCGCGGAGGGCGAGTTCGGCGAGCCCGGGGGGAAGACCGCACACGGCGTCGTGATGCACAGCGAACTGTTCGAGGCCGCGGTCGTCGTCGACTCCGGGACGGCCGGGACGACCGCCGACGAGGTCCTCGAGAACCCGTCGGTCGACCCGATTCCGGTCGTCGCTTCGGTAGCGGACGCGCTCGAGCGAGCGCCCGAGGCCGAGGCACTGGTGATCGGGGTCGCGCCGGCGGGCGGCGACCTCCCGGAGTCGTGGATCGATGGAATCCGCGCAGCGATGCGGGCCGGTTGCGACGTCGTCTCGGGGCTGCACGTCTTTCTCTCCGAGCGCGAGGAGTGGGCCGCGTTCGCCGCGGAGACCGGCGTCGACCTCTACGACGTCCGAAAGCCGCCCGCCGAGGACGACCTTCGCGTTGCGGACGGGAGCGTCGACGACGTCGACGCGGACGTCGTGCTGACGACGGGGACCGACTGTGCGGTCGGGAAGCGGACGACGGCGTTCGAACTCTACCGGGCAGCCCGCCGGGTCGGCCGCGACGCCGCCTGGGTCGCGACCGGCCAGACCGGGATCATGGTCGGTGCCCACCGCGGCGTCGTGATCGACCGCGTACCCGCGGACTTCGCGGCCGGGGTGGTCGAGGACCTCGTCACCGACGTCGCGGCCGACCACGAAATCGTCTTCGTCGAGGGACAGGCATCGCTCGCCCACCGCGCGTACTCGGGCGTCACGCTGTCGATCCTGCACGGCTGCTGGCCCGACGCCGTCGTGGTGGCGGACGACCCCGCCCGGAGCGAGCGAACCCACTACGAACAGTGGCCCGTGGCCGGCCTCGAGCGGGAGATCGATCTGATCGAACGCCTCTCGGACGCGACGGTCGCCGCCGTCTCGACGTGGGGCGATCCAGACGAGGCGAGCGCCCGCGACCTCCCGGCGGCGAACGTCTACCGTGACGGCGGGCCGGAGCGGCTGCTCGAGGCCGTCACGGATGCGCTTTAA
- a CDS encoding DsbA family oxidoreductase translates to MSVDDAPDRLEVYADYVCPFCYLGRQSLARYRERRDDPLEIEWHPYDLRRGKRNPDGSIDHDVDDGKDEEYFEQAKANVRRLQERYDVEMAQEIAADVDSLEAQLVSWHVKRESPERWTAFDDAIYEALWQDGRDIGDEDVLIDLATDVDLPADAVTEALADDDLRATLEDRFDDARKRGVTGVPTFVYEGHAARGAVPPEQLERLIEGES, encoded by the coding sequence ATGTCCGTAGACGACGCGCCCGACCGCCTCGAGGTGTACGCCGACTACGTCTGCCCCTTCTGTTATCTGGGCAGACAGTCGCTCGCACGGTACCGCGAGCGCCGAGACGACCCCCTCGAGATCGAGTGGCATCCCTACGACCTGCGGCGGGGGAAGCGCAACCCCGACGGCTCGATCGACCACGACGTCGACGACGGGAAAGACGAGGAGTACTTCGAGCAAGCGAAAGCAAACGTCCGCCGCCTCCAGGAGCGCTACGACGTGGAGATGGCCCAGGAGATCGCCGCCGACGTCGACTCCCTCGAGGCGCAACTCGTCTCCTGGCACGTCAAGCGGGAGTCTCCCGAGCGGTGGACCGCCTTCGACGACGCGATCTACGAGGCGCTGTGGCAGGACGGCCGCGACATCGGCGACGAGGACGTGCTGATCGATCTCGCGACCGACGTCGACCTCCCCGCCGACGCGGTTACCGAGGCGCTCGCGGACGACGACCTGCGCGCGACTCTCGAGGATCGGTTCGACGACGCACGAAAGCGCGGCGTGACCGGCGTTCCGACGTTCGTCTACGAGGGCCACGCCGCCCGCGGCGCGGTGCCGCCGGAGCAGCTCGAGCGACTGATCGAGGGGGAGAGTTAG